The following proteins are encoded in a genomic region of Sulfurovum indicum:
- a CDS encoding 5-oxoprolinase subunit PxpA → MLKLNCDLGEGFGIYRIGEDNKIMPYIDMANLACGFHASDPSHMQESVRLAKMYGVSIGAHPSYPDLQGFGRRVMQCTPEEIEAFMLYQIGALDAMCRVEGTKVDYVKPHGALYNQMMKEPLLFESIVHSIAKYNIDLPLVILSTPQSQQYEEIAEKYGIRLMYELFADRAYTNEGRLVSRSEKGAVIEDESEVLGRIGRLLEEGVLESNDGALLHLKADTLCVHGDTKTARSLVIALRDMIDAYRDS, encoded by the coding sequence GGTGAAGGATTTGGTATCTACCGTATAGGGGAAGATAACAAGATCATGCCTTATATTGATATGGCGAACCTCGCCTGTGGTTTTCATGCTTCTGATCCTTCCCATATGCAAGAGAGTGTGCGCCTGGCAAAAATGTATGGTGTAAGTATTGGAGCTCATCCAAGCTATCCGGACCTTCAGGGGTTTGGCCGGCGTGTGATGCAGTGTACACCTGAAGAGATAGAGGCGTTCATGCTCTACCAGATAGGTGCACTTGATGCGATGTGCCGGGTAGAGGGTACAAAGGTGGATTATGTCAAGCCACATGGCGCACTTTACAATCAAATGATGAAAGAGCCTTTACTCTTTGAATCTATCGTACATAGTATTGCAAAGTATAATATCGATTTGCCTCTGGTTATTCTTTCTACACCGCAAAGCCAACAGTATGAAGAGATCGCAGAGAAATACGGTATCAGGCTTATGTATGAACTTTTTGCCGACAGAGCCTATACCAATGAGGGGAGACTGGTTTCCCGAAGTGAGAAAGGTGCAGTCATTGAAGATGAGAGTGAAGTACTTGGGCGTATCGGGCGTCTGTTGGAGGAGGGTGTGCTGGAGAGCAATGACGGTGCATTGCTTCATTTGAAAGCCGATACCCTCTGTGTACATGGTGACACCAAAACGGCGCGTTCGCTTGTAATCGCACTGCGGGATATGATCGATGCGTATAGAGACAGTTAG